From the Peromyscus leucopus breed LL Stock chromosome 8b, UCI_PerLeu_2.1, whole genome shotgun sequence genome, one window contains:
- the Slc25a39 gene encoding solute carrier family 25 member 39 isoform X2 produces MDDQDPGGISPLQQMVASGAGAVVTSLFMTPLDVVKVRLQSQRPSVASELTPSRFWSLSYTKSPSALQSPGKCLLYCNGILEPLYLCPNGTRCATWFQDPTRFTGTLDAFVKIVRHEGTRTLWSGLPATLVMTVPATAVYFTAYDQLKAFLCAQSLTSDLCAPMMAGALARMGTVTVISPLELVRTKLQAQHVSYRELATCVQASVAQGGWRSLWLGWGPTALRDVPFSALYWFNYELAKGWLNGLRPKDQTSVGVSFVAGGVSGMVAATLTLPFDVVKTQRQIALGTVEAVRVKPPRVDSTWLLLRRIQAESGTRGLFAGFLPRIIKAAPSCAIMISTYEFGKSFFQRLNQEQPLDH; encoded by the exons CAGCAAATGGTGGCCTCGGGAGCTGGGGCTGTGGTCACCTCCCTCTTCA TGACACCCCTGGATGTGGTGAAGGTCCGCCTCCAGTCTCAGAGGCCCTCAGTAGCCAGCG AGTTGACACCTTCCAGATTCTGGAGTCTCTCCTACACCAAAT CGCCCTCGGCTCTGCAATCCCCAGGGAAGTGCCTCCTCTACTGCAACGGCATCCTGGAGCCGCTGTACCTGTGCCCAAATGGTACCCGCTGCGCCACCTGGTTTCAGGATCCTACCCGATTCACTGGCACCTTG GATGCCTTTGTGAAGATTGTGAGGCACGAGGGCACTAGGACCCTGTGGAGCGGCCTCCCAGCCACCTT GGTGATGACTGTGCCAGCCACTGCTGTCTACTTCACTGCCTATGACCAGCTCAAGGCGTTCCTATGTGCTCAatccttgacctctgacctctgtgcaccCATGATGGCCGGTGCCCTCGCCCGTA TGGGCACCGTGACGGTGATCAGCCCCTTGGAGCTGGTGCGGACCAAGCTGCAGGCTCAGCACGTGTCCTACCGCGAGCTAGCGACCTGTGTTCAAGCTTCGGTGGCTCAGGGGGGCTGGCGCTCACTGTGGCTGGGCTGGGGTCCCACCGCCCTTCGAGATGTGCCCTTCTCAG CTCTGTACTGGTTCAACTATGAGCTGGCAAAGGGCTGGCTGAACGGGCTGAGACCGAAAGACCAGACGTCCGTGGGCGTCAGCTTCGTGGCTGGTGGCGTCTCAGGAATG GTGGCTGCCACCCTTACTCTGCCCTTTGATGTGGTGAAGACCCAGCGACAGATCGCACTGGGGACAGTGGAGGCTGTGAGAG tgaAGCCCCCAAGAGTTGATTCCACTTGGCTCCTGCTTCGGAGAATCCAGGCCGAATCGGGCACCAGGGGCCTCTTTGCAG GGTTCCTCCCAAGGATCATCAAGGCTGCGCCCTCGTGTGCCATCATGATCAGCACTTACGAGTTTGGCAAAAGCTTCTTCCAGAGGCTCAACCAGGAACAGCCTCTGGACCACTGA
- the Slc25a39 gene encoding solute carrier family 25 member 39 isoform X1 yields the protein MDDQDPGGISPLQQMVASGAGAVVTSLFNPPPSPVTPLDVVKVRLQSQRPSVASELTPSRFWSLSYTKSPSALQSPGKCLLYCNGILEPLYLCPNGTRCATWFQDPTRFTGTLDAFVKIVRHEGTRTLWSGLPATLVMTVPATAVYFTAYDQLKAFLCAQSLTSDLCAPMMAGALARMGTVTVISPLELVRTKLQAQHVSYRELATCVQASVAQGGWRSLWLGWGPTALRDVPFSALYWFNYELAKGWLNGLRPKDQTSVGVSFVAGGVSGMVAATLTLPFDVVKTQRQIALGTVEAVRVKPPRVDSTWLLLRRIQAESGTRGLFAGFLPRIIKAAPSCAIMISTYEFGKSFFQRLNQEQPLDH from the exons CAGCAAATGGTGGCCTCGGGAGCTGGGGCTGTGGTCACCTCCCTCTTCA ATCCACCTCCTTCCCCAGTGACACCCCTGGATGTGGTGAAGGTCCGCCTCCAGTCTCAGAGGCCCTCAGTAGCCAGCG AGTTGACACCTTCCAGATTCTGGAGTCTCTCCTACACCAAAT CGCCCTCGGCTCTGCAATCCCCAGGGAAGTGCCTCCTCTACTGCAACGGCATCCTGGAGCCGCTGTACCTGTGCCCAAATGGTACCCGCTGCGCCACCTGGTTTCAGGATCCTACCCGATTCACTGGCACCTTG GATGCCTTTGTGAAGATTGTGAGGCACGAGGGCACTAGGACCCTGTGGAGCGGCCTCCCAGCCACCTT GGTGATGACTGTGCCAGCCACTGCTGTCTACTTCACTGCCTATGACCAGCTCAAGGCGTTCCTATGTGCTCAatccttgacctctgacctctgtgcaccCATGATGGCCGGTGCCCTCGCCCGTA TGGGCACCGTGACGGTGATCAGCCCCTTGGAGCTGGTGCGGACCAAGCTGCAGGCTCAGCACGTGTCCTACCGCGAGCTAGCGACCTGTGTTCAAGCTTCGGTGGCTCAGGGGGGCTGGCGCTCACTGTGGCTGGGCTGGGGTCCCACCGCCCTTCGAGATGTGCCCTTCTCAG CTCTGTACTGGTTCAACTATGAGCTGGCAAAGGGCTGGCTGAACGGGCTGAGACCGAAAGACCAGACGTCCGTGGGCGTCAGCTTCGTGGCTGGTGGCGTCTCAGGAATG GTGGCTGCCACCCTTACTCTGCCCTTTGATGTGGTGAAGACCCAGCGACAGATCGCACTGGGGACAGTGGAGGCTGTGAGAG tgaAGCCCCCAAGAGTTGATTCCACTTGGCTCCTGCTTCGGAGAATCCAGGCCGAATCGGGCACCAGGGGCCTCTTTGCAG GGTTCCTCCCAAGGATCATCAAGGCTGCGCCCTCGTGTGCCATCATGATCAGCACTTACGAGTTTGGCAAAAGCTTCTTCCAGAGGCTCAACCAGGAACAGCCTCTGGACCACTGA
- the Rundc3a gene encoding RUN domain-containing protein 3A isoform X1 → MEASFVQTTMALGLPSKKASSRNVIVERRNLITVCRFSVKTLLEKYTAEPIDDSSEEFVNFAAILEQILSHRFKACAPAGPVSWFSSDGQRGFWDYIRLACSKVPNNCVSSIENMENISTARAKGRAWIRVALMEKRMSEYITTALRDNRTTRRFYDSGAIMLREEATVLTGMLIGLSAIDFSFCLKGEVLDGKTPVVIDYTPYLKFTQSYDYLTDEEERHSAESSTSEDNSPEHPYLPLVTDEDSWYSKWHKMEQKFRIVYAQKGYLEELVRLRESQLKDLEAENRRLQLQLEEAAAQNQREKRELEGVILELQEQLTGLIPGDHAPLAQGSKEFTTPLVNQWPSLSTLNRPEGAGNSKLYRRHSFLSTEPLSAEASLSSDSQRLGEGKRDEEPWGPIGKDPTPSMLGLCGSLASIPSCKSLASFKSNECLVSDSPEGSPALSPS, encoded by the exons GTTCTCTGTGAAAACCTTGCTAGAGAAGTACACAGCGGAGCCCATCGACGACTCATCCGAGGAGTTTGTTAATTTCGCAGCCATTTTGGAGCAGATTCTCAGTCACCGTTTTAAAG CTTGTGCCCCAGCAGGTCCAGTGAGCTGGTTCAGCTCGGATGGGCAACGGGGCTTCTGGGACTATATCCGACTGGCCTGCAGCAAAGTGCCCAACAACTGCGTGAGCAGCATTGAGAACATGGAGAATATCAGTACAGCTCGAGCCAAG GGCCGGGCATGGATCCGGGTGGCTCTCATGGAGAAGCGTATGTCAGAATACATCACCACAGCTCTTCGGGACAACCGAACTACCAG ACGGTTCTATGACTCCGGAGCCATCATGCTGCGGGAGGAAGCCACTGTCCTCACGGGGATGCTGATTGGGCTGAGCGCCATCGACTTCAG CTTCTGTCTAAAGGGCGAAGTTCTGGACGGGAAGACGCCGGTGGTCATCGATTACACGCCCTACCTAAAATTCACCCAGAG CTACGACTACCTGACGGATGAGGAGGAGCGGCACAGTGCGGAGAGCAGCACCAGCGAGGACAACTCGCCCGAGCACCCCTACCTGCCGCTCGTCACCGACGAGGACAGTTGGTACAGCAAGTGGCACAAGATGGAACAGAAGTTTCGCATTGTCTATGCGCAGAAG GGATACCTGGAGGAGCTGGTGCGTCTGCGCGAGTCGCAGCTGAAGGACCTGGAGGCGGAGAACCGgcggctgcagctgcagctggaggAGGCTGCAGCGCAGAATCAGCGTGAGAAGCGGGAGCTGGAAGGCGTGATCCTGGAGCTGCAGGAGCAGCT gacAGGTCTGATCCCCGGTGACCATGCCCCCCTGGCCCAGGGTTCCAAGGAGTTCACCACACCCCTGGTCAACCAATGGCCCTCCCTGAGCACACTCAATAGGCCTGAGGGTGCCGGCAACTCCAAGCTATATCGGAG acacagcttcctgAGCACGGAGCCgctgtctgcagaggccagcctgagctcagaTTCCCAGCGCCTGGGAGAGGGCAAGCGGGACGAGGAACCCTGGGGCCCCATTG GGAAGGACCCCACGCCCTCCATGCTGGGCCTCTGCGGCTCCCTGGCCTCCATCCCCAGCTGCAAGTCCCTGGCGAGCTTCAAATCCAACGAATGTCTGGTGAGCGACAGCCCCGAGGGCAGCCCAGCGCTTAGCCCGAGCTGA
- the Rundc3a gene encoding RUN domain-containing protein 3A isoform X2: MEASFVQTTMALGLPSKKASSRNVIVERRNLITVCRFSVKTLLEKYTAEPIDDSSEEFVNFAAILEQILSHRFKAGPVSWFSSDGQRGFWDYIRLACSKVPNNCVSSIENMENISTARAKGRAWIRVALMEKRMSEYITTALRDNRTTRRFYDSGAIMLREEATVLTGMLIGLSAIDFSFCLKGEVLDGKTPVVIDYTPYLKFTQSYDYLTDEEERHSAESSTSEDNSPEHPYLPLVTDEDSWYSKWHKMEQKFRIVYAQKGYLEELVRLRESQLKDLEAENRRLQLQLEEAAAQNQREKRELEGVILELQEQLTGLIPGDHAPLAQGSKEFTTPLVNQWPSLSTLNRPEGAGNSKLYRRHSFLSTEPLSAEASLSSDSQRLGEGKRDEEPWGPIGKDPTPSMLGLCGSLASIPSCKSLASFKSNECLVSDSPEGSPALSPS, from the exons GTTCTCTGTGAAAACCTTGCTAGAGAAGTACACAGCGGAGCCCATCGACGACTCATCCGAGGAGTTTGTTAATTTCGCAGCCATTTTGGAGCAGATTCTCAGTCACCGTTTTAAAG CAGGTCCAGTGAGCTGGTTCAGCTCGGATGGGCAACGGGGCTTCTGGGACTATATCCGACTGGCCTGCAGCAAAGTGCCCAACAACTGCGTGAGCAGCATTGAGAACATGGAGAATATCAGTACAGCTCGAGCCAAG GGCCGGGCATGGATCCGGGTGGCTCTCATGGAGAAGCGTATGTCAGAATACATCACCACAGCTCTTCGGGACAACCGAACTACCAG ACGGTTCTATGACTCCGGAGCCATCATGCTGCGGGAGGAAGCCACTGTCCTCACGGGGATGCTGATTGGGCTGAGCGCCATCGACTTCAG CTTCTGTCTAAAGGGCGAAGTTCTGGACGGGAAGACGCCGGTGGTCATCGATTACACGCCCTACCTAAAATTCACCCAGAG CTACGACTACCTGACGGATGAGGAGGAGCGGCACAGTGCGGAGAGCAGCACCAGCGAGGACAACTCGCCCGAGCACCCCTACCTGCCGCTCGTCACCGACGAGGACAGTTGGTACAGCAAGTGGCACAAGATGGAACAGAAGTTTCGCATTGTCTATGCGCAGAAG GGATACCTGGAGGAGCTGGTGCGTCTGCGCGAGTCGCAGCTGAAGGACCTGGAGGCGGAGAACCGgcggctgcagctgcagctggaggAGGCTGCAGCGCAGAATCAGCGTGAGAAGCGGGAGCTGGAAGGCGTGATCCTGGAGCTGCAGGAGCAGCT gacAGGTCTGATCCCCGGTGACCATGCCCCCCTGGCCCAGGGTTCCAAGGAGTTCACCACACCCCTGGTCAACCAATGGCCCTCCCTGAGCACACTCAATAGGCCTGAGGGTGCCGGCAACTCCAAGCTATATCGGAG acacagcttcctgAGCACGGAGCCgctgtctgcagaggccagcctgagctcagaTTCCCAGCGCCTGGGAGAGGGCAAGCGGGACGAGGAACCCTGGGGCCCCATTG GGAAGGACCCCACGCCCTCCATGCTGGGCCTCTGCGGCTCCCTGGCCTCCATCCCCAGCTGCAAGTCCCTGGCGAGCTTCAAATCCAACGAATGTCTGGTGAGCGACAGCCCCGAGGGCAGCCCAGCGCTTAGCCCGAGCTGA
- the Rundc3a gene encoding RUN domain-containing protein 3A isoform X3, translating into MEASFVQTTMALGLPSKKASSRNVIVERRNLITVCRFSVKTLLEKYTAEPIDDSSEEFVNFAAILEQILSHRFKGPVSWFSSDGQRGFWDYIRLACSKVPNNCVSSIENMENISTARAKGRAWIRVALMEKRMSEYITTALRDNRTTRRFYDSGAIMLREEATVLTGMLIGLSAIDFSFCLKGEVLDGKTPVVIDYTPYLKFTQSYDYLTDEEERHSAESSTSEDNSPEHPYLPLVTDEDSWYSKWHKMEQKFRIVYAQKGYLEELVRLRESQLKDLEAENRRLQLQLEEAAAQNQREKRELEGVILELQEQLTGLIPGDHAPLAQGSKEFTTPLVNQWPSLSTLNRPEGAGNSKLYRRHSFLSTEPLSAEASLSSDSQRLGEGKRDEEPWGPIGKDPTPSMLGLCGSLASIPSCKSLASFKSNECLVSDSPEGSPALSPS; encoded by the exons GTTCTCTGTGAAAACCTTGCTAGAGAAGTACACAGCGGAGCCCATCGACGACTCATCCGAGGAGTTTGTTAATTTCGCAGCCATTTTGGAGCAGATTCTCAGTCACCGTTTTAAAG GTCCAGTGAGCTGGTTCAGCTCGGATGGGCAACGGGGCTTCTGGGACTATATCCGACTGGCCTGCAGCAAAGTGCCCAACAACTGCGTGAGCAGCATTGAGAACATGGAGAATATCAGTACAGCTCGAGCCAAG GGCCGGGCATGGATCCGGGTGGCTCTCATGGAGAAGCGTATGTCAGAATACATCACCACAGCTCTTCGGGACAACCGAACTACCAG ACGGTTCTATGACTCCGGAGCCATCATGCTGCGGGAGGAAGCCACTGTCCTCACGGGGATGCTGATTGGGCTGAGCGCCATCGACTTCAG CTTCTGTCTAAAGGGCGAAGTTCTGGACGGGAAGACGCCGGTGGTCATCGATTACACGCCCTACCTAAAATTCACCCAGAG CTACGACTACCTGACGGATGAGGAGGAGCGGCACAGTGCGGAGAGCAGCACCAGCGAGGACAACTCGCCCGAGCACCCCTACCTGCCGCTCGTCACCGACGAGGACAGTTGGTACAGCAAGTGGCACAAGATGGAACAGAAGTTTCGCATTGTCTATGCGCAGAAG GGATACCTGGAGGAGCTGGTGCGTCTGCGCGAGTCGCAGCTGAAGGACCTGGAGGCGGAGAACCGgcggctgcagctgcagctggaggAGGCTGCAGCGCAGAATCAGCGTGAGAAGCGGGAGCTGGAAGGCGTGATCCTGGAGCTGCAGGAGCAGCT gacAGGTCTGATCCCCGGTGACCATGCCCCCCTGGCCCAGGGTTCCAAGGAGTTCACCACACCCCTGGTCAACCAATGGCCCTCCCTGAGCACACTCAATAGGCCTGAGGGTGCCGGCAACTCCAAGCTATATCGGAG acacagcttcctgAGCACGGAGCCgctgtctgcagaggccagcctgagctcagaTTCCCAGCGCCTGGGAGAGGGCAAGCGGGACGAGGAACCCTGGGGCCCCATTG GGAAGGACCCCACGCCCTCCATGCTGGGCCTCTGCGGCTCCCTGGCCTCCATCCCCAGCTGCAAGTCCCTGGCGAGCTTCAAATCCAACGAATGTCTGGTGAGCGACAGCCCCGAGGGCAGCCCAGCGCTTAGCCCGAGCTGA
- the Rundc3a gene encoding RUN domain-containing protein 3A isoform X5 — MEASFVQTTMALGLPSKKASSRNVIVERRNLITVCRFSVKTLLEKYTAEPIDDSSEEFVNFAAILEQILSHRFKAGPVSWFSSDGQRGFWDYIRLACSKVPNNCVSSIENMENISTARAKGRAWIRVALMEKRMSEYITTALRDNRTTRRFYDSGAIMLREEATVLTGMLIGLSAIDFSFCLKGEVLDGKTPVVIDYTPYLKFTQSYDYLTDEEERHSAESSTSEDNSPEHPYLPLVTDEDSWYSKWHKMEQKFRIVYAQKGYLEELVRLRESQLKDLEAENRRLQLQLEEAAAQNQREKRELEGVILELQEQLTGLIPGDHAPLAQGSKEFTTPLVNQWPSLSTLNRPEGAGNSKLYRRHSFLSTEPLSAEASLSSDSQRLGEGKRDEEPWGPIGSSEPN; from the exons GTTCTCTGTGAAAACCTTGCTAGAGAAGTACACAGCGGAGCCCATCGACGACTCATCCGAGGAGTTTGTTAATTTCGCAGCCATTTTGGAGCAGATTCTCAGTCACCGTTTTAAAG CAGGTCCAGTGAGCTGGTTCAGCTCGGATGGGCAACGGGGCTTCTGGGACTATATCCGACTGGCCTGCAGCAAAGTGCCCAACAACTGCGTGAGCAGCATTGAGAACATGGAGAATATCAGTACAGCTCGAGCCAAG GGCCGGGCATGGATCCGGGTGGCTCTCATGGAGAAGCGTATGTCAGAATACATCACCACAGCTCTTCGGGACAACCGAACTACCAG ACGGTTCTATGACTCCGGAGCCATCATGCTGCGGGAGGAAGCCACTGTCCTCACGGGGATGCTGATTGGGCTGAGCGCCATCGACTTCAG CTTCTGTCTAAAGGGCGAAGTTCTGGACGGGAAGACGCCGGTGGTCATCGATTACACGCCCTACCTAAAATTCACCCAGAG CTACGACTACCTGACGGATGAGGAGGAGCGGCACAGTGCGGAGAGCAGCACCAGCGAGGACAACTCGCCCGAGCACCCCTACCTGCCGCTCGTCACCGACGAGGACAGTTGGTACAGCAAGTGGCACAAGATGGAACAGAAGTTTCGCATTGTCTATGCGCAGAAG GGATACCTGGAGGAGCTGGTGCGTCTGCGCGAGTCGCAGCTGAAGGACCTGGAGGCGGAGAACCGgcggctgcagctgcagctggaggAGGCTGCAGCGCAGAATCAGCGTGAGAAGCGGGAGCTGGAAGGCGTGATCCTGGAGCTGCAGGAGCAGCT gacAGGTCTGATCCCCGGTGACCATGCCCCCCTGGCCCAGGGTTCCAAGGAGTTCACCACACCCCTGGTCAACCAATGGCCCTCCCTGAGCACACTCAATAGGCCTGAGGGTGCCGGCAACTCCAAGCTATATCGGAG acacagcttcctgAGCACGGAGCCgctgtctgcagaggccagcctgagctcagaTTCCCAGCGCCTGGGAGAGGGCAAGCGGGACGAGGAACCCTGGGGCCCCATTG GAAGCTCAGAACCAAATTAG
- the Rundc3a gene encoding RUN domain-containing protein 3A isoform X4: MEASFVQTTMALGLPSKKASSRNVIVERRNLITVCRFSVKTLLEKYTAEPIDDSSEEFVNFAAILEQILSHRFKACAPAGPVSWFSSDGQRGFWDYIRLACSKVPNNCVSSIENMENISTARAKGRAWIRVALMEKRMSEYITTALRDNRTTRRFYDSGAIMLREEATVLTGMLIGLSAIDFSFCLKGEVLDGKTPVVIDYTPYLKFTQSYDYLTDEEERHSAESSTSEDNSPEHPYLPLVTDEDSWYSKWHKMEQKFRIVYAQKGYLEELVRLRESQLKDLEAENRRLQLQLEEAAAQNQREKRELEGVILELQEQLTGLIPGDHAPLAQGSKEFTTPLVNQWPSLSTLNRPEGAGNSKLYRRHSFLSTEPLSAEASLSSDSQRLGEGKRDEEPWGPIGSSEPN; this comes from the exons GTTCTCTGTGAAAACCTTGCTAGAGAAGTACACAGCGGAGCCCATCGACGACTCATCCGAGGAGTTTGTTAATTTCGCAGCCATTTTGGAGCAGATTCTCAGTCACCGTTTTAAAG CTTGTGCCCCAGCAGGTCCAGTGAGCTGGTTCAGCTCGGATGGGCAACGGGGCTTCTGGGACTATATCCGACTGGCCTGCAGCAAAGTGCCCAACAACTGCGTGAGCAGCATTGAGAACATGGAGAATATCAGTACAGCTCGAGCCAAG GGCCGGGCATGGATCCGGGTGGCTCTCATGGAGAAGCGTATGTCAGAATACATCACCACAGCTCTTCGGGACAACCGAACTACCAG ACGGTTCTATGACTCCGGAGCCATCATGCTGCGGGAGGAAGCCACTGTCCTCACGGGGATGCTGATTGGGCTGAGCGCCATCGACTTCAG CTTCTGTCTAAAGGGCGAAGTTCTGGACGGGAAGACGCCGGTGGTCATCGATTACACGCCCTACCTAAAATTCACCCAGAG CTACGACTACCTGACGGATGAGGAGGAGCGGCACAGTGCGGAGAGCAGCACCAGCGAGGACAACTCGCCCGAGCACCCCTACCTGCCGCTCGTCACCGACGAGGACAGTTGGTACAGCAAGTGGCACAAGATGGAACAGAAGTTTCGCATTGTCTATGCGCAGAAG GGATACCTGGAGGAGCTGGTGCGTCTGCGCGAGTCGCAGCTGAAGGACCTGGAGGCGGAGAACCGgcggctgcagctgcagctggaggAGGCTGCAGCGCAGAATCAGCGTGAGAAGCGGGAGCTGGAAGGCGTGATCCTGGAGCTGCAGGAGCAGCT gacAGGTCTGATCCCCGGTGACCATGCCCCCCTGGCCCAGGGTTCCAAGGAGTTCACCACACCCCTGGTCAACCAATGGCCCTCCCTGAGCACACTCAATAGGCCTGAGGGTGCCGGCAACTCCAAGCTATATCGGAG acacagcttcctgAGCACGGAGCCgctgtctgcagaggccagcctgagctcagaTTCCCAGCGCCTGGGAGAGGGCAAGCGGGACGAGGAACCCTGGGGCCCCATTG GAAGCTCAGAACCAAATTAG
- the Rundc3a gene encoding RUN domain-containing protein 3A isoform X6 encodes MEASFVQTTMALGLPSKKASSRNVIVERRNLITVCRFSVKTLLEKYTAEPIDDSSEEFVNFAAILEQILSHRFKGPVSWFSSDGQRGFWDYIRLACSKVPNNCVSSIENMENISTARAKGRAWIRVALMEKRMSEYITTALRDNRTTRRFYDSGAIMLREEATVLTGMLIGLSAIDFSFCLKGEVLDGKTPVVIDYTPYLKFTQSYDYLTDEEERHSAESSTSEDNSPEHPYLPLVTDEDSWYSKWHKMEQKFRIVYAQKGYLEELVRLRESQLKDLEAENRRLQLQLEEAAAQNQREKRELEGVILELQEQLTGLIPGDHAPLAQGSKEFTTPLVNQWPSLSTLNRPEGAGNSKLYRRHSFLSTEPLSAEASLSSDSQRLGEGKRDEEPWGPIGSSEPN; translated from the exons GTTCTCTGTGAAAACCTTGCTAGAGAAGTACACAGCGGAGCCCATCGACGACTCATCCGAGGAGTTTGTTAATTTCGCAGCCATTTTGGAGCAGATTCTCAGTCACCGTTTTAAAG GTCCAGTGAGCTGGTTCAGCTCGGATGGGCAACGGGGCTTCTGGGACTATATCCGACTGGCCTGCAGCAAAGTGCCCAACAACTGCGTGAGCAGCATTGAGAACATGGAGAATATCAGTACAGCTCGAGCCAAG GGCCGGGCATGGATCCGGGTGGCTCTCATGGAGAAGCGTATGTCAGAATACATCACCACAGCTCTTCGGGACAACCGAACTACCAG ACGGTTCTATGACTCCGGAGCCATCATGCTGCGGGAGGAAGCCACTGTCCTCACGGGGATGCTGATTGGGCTGAGCGCCATCGACTTCAG CTTCTGTCTAAAGGGCGAAGTTCTGGACGGGAAGACGCCGGTGGTCATCGATTACACGCCCTACCTAAAATTCACCCAGAG CTACGACTACCTGACGGATGAGGAGGAGCGGCACAGTGCGGAGAGCAGCACCAGCGAGGACAACTCGCCCGAGCACCCCTACCTGCCGCTCGTCACCGACGAGGACAGTTGGTACAGCAAGTGGCACAAGATGGAACAGAAGTTTCGCATTGTCTATGCGCAGAAG GGATACCTGGAGGAGCTGGTGCGTCTGCGCGAGTCGCAGCTGAAGGACCTGGAGGCGGAGAACCGgcggctgcagctgcagctggaggAGGCTGCAGCGCAGAATCAGCGTGAGAAGCGGGAGCTGGAAGGCGTGATCCTGGAGCTGCAGGAGCAGCT gacAGGTCTGATCCCCGGTGACCATGCCCCCCTGGCCCAGGGTTCCAAGGAGTTCACCACACCCCTGGTCAACCAATGGCCCTCCCTGAGCACACTCAATAGGCCTGAGGGTGCCGGCAACTCCAAGCTATATCGGAG acacagcttcctgAGCACGGAGCCgctgtctgcagaggccagcctgagctcagaTTCCCAGCGCCTGGGAGAGGGCAAGCGGGACGAGGAACCCTGGGGCCCCATTG GAAGCTCAGAACCAAATTAG